One window from the genome of Dioscorea cayenensis subsp. rotundata cultivar TDr96_F1 chromosome 3, TDr96_F1_v2_PseudoChromosome.rev07_lg8_w22 25.fasta, whole genome shotgun sequence encodes:
- the LOC120283767 gene encoding trafficking protein particle complex subunit 11 isoform X1: MEDYPEELRTPPVSLVSVVGCPDLHSTISAVLHSEQPPINTLALPDFSKISILARKQRDPLDAGGHPPEGILKKDWLLKHRTRVPAVVAALFGSDQVNGDPAQWLQVCTDLENLKSMVRGRNIKLIIVIVQRSIADGVSEDLIIALRKRAEIEYKHLVMFDKDDPHEMKQSLNRLSGIFAELCNTYYREEGRRVKARIEKKTFGFAELNIRCCFKVAVYAEFRRDWAEALRCYEDAYGALREMVGTSTRLPPIQRLVEIKAVAEQLHFKISTLLLHGGKVVEALSWFHKHAASYERLVGVPEIAFIHWEWFSRQFLVFAELLDTSSASYPSNVSPRFGSSENPLTEWEFQPAYYYQLSAKYLRNKKLSLACSHSAGKVAGCPESISSSNFVGQYARLVEEGDIITALPLSDAEYSSYAITEAQRFQDSYEIIALLRRSWESFNSLKSTRMASYCANRMAIEYFEAADFINAKELFDSVAVLFRKEGWVTLLWETLGYLRECSRKLGSPKGFIEYSLEMAALPIFSNSGGETNGNKRNCGPAGLATLSQRERIQEEVFNLLKGQALVATDCTLKIIEDHPVLIEVDLVSPLRVVLLASVAFHDQSLKPTSSTSITLSLLSQLPHPVTIDQLEIQFNQPLCNFEVVNAQEPSVVESFRGEQGVRVEMAPSLTLLPDKWLRLTYKIKSEQSGKLECLFVKAKIGRFFAICCQAESPASMEDLPLWKFEDRMESFPTKDPALAYSGQRFTQVDEPEPQVDLSLDASGSALVEENFVVPVTVTSKGHAVHSGELKINLVDARGGGLLMSPKGELEPFSSDSHHVELLGISGTIEEDESQLNLDNIRKIQQSFGVVSVPDLGLGDTWSCKLEIKWHRPKSVMLYVSLGYFSNPVEAASQRVNVHKSLQIEGKTPVIISHRFMTPFRREPLLLTKVKSSSDSDRKISLALNEKNILIVNARNSTEVPLRMISMSIESNSEKKNGHSCLVEHNHGATADYGLLAPGEEFKQVFSVTPQIDSPNLSVGTVCIRWTRDVRESQAPGSSVLTRLELPNVNVEKPPLIVSLECPPHAVLGVPFSVYLKVQNLTSMLQEIKYSLGDSQSFVFSGPHNDSILILPKTEHIISYKLVPLSSGSQQLPRITITSVRYSAALQPSIAAETIFVYPSEPNFSIGMRRKELDPVSS, translated from the exons ATGGAGGACTACCCAGAGGAGCTCCGGACGCCACCGGTCTCCCTTGTGTCCGTTGTTGGCTGCCCCGACCTCCACTCGACGATCTCCGCTGTGCTGCACTCCGAGCAGCCTCCGATCAACACCCTCGCTCTCCCTGATTTCTCTAAGATCTCCATTTTAGCGCGGAAGCAGCGGGATCCTTTGGATGCGGGTGGCCATCCTCCAGAAGGGATTCTGAAGAAGGATTGGCTGTTGAAGCACAGGACAAGGGTTCCCGCTGTCGTTGCGGCGCTTTTTGGTTCTGATCAAGTTAATGGGGATCCTGCCCAATGGCTACAGGTCTGCACCGATCTTGAAAACCTAAA GTCTATGGTTCGTGGAAGAAATATCAAATTGATCATTGTGATAGTGCAGAGAAGTATTGCGG ATGGAGTTAGTGAAGACCTTATCATTGCATTAAGAAAGCGGGCGGAAATTGAATATAAGCACCTGGTTATGTTTGACAAGGATGATCCTCATGAAATGAAACAATCACTAAACAG ACTTTCAGGTATATTTGCTGAGCTGTGCAACACATACTATAGAGAGGAAGGGCGAAGGGTGAAAGCTCGTATTGAGAAGAAAACTTTTGGTTTTGCTGAGTTAAATATTCGCTGCTGCTTTAAG GTTGCAGTATATGCAGAATTTAGAAGAGATTGGGCAGAAGCTTTGAGGTGTTATGAGGATGCATATGGTGCTCTGCGTGAG atggTTGGGACATCTACAAGGTTGCCACCTATTCAGCGCCTGGTTGAGATAAAAGCCGTTGCTGAACAACTGCATTTCAAAATATCTACTTTGTTGTTACATGGTGGAAAAGTTGTAGAAGCACTTTCTTGGTTCCACAAGCATGCTGCTAGTTATGAGCGACTGGTGGGGGTACCAGAAATTGCTTTTATTCATTGGGAATGGTTCAGTAGGCAGTTCCTGGTATTTGCGGAATTGTTGGATACAAGCTCTGCATCTTATCCGAGCAATGTATCCCCTCGGTTTGGTAGCTCGGAGAACCCTCTGACTGAATGGGAATTTCAACCGGCTTACTATTACCAG TTATCAGCGAAGTACTTGAGGAATAAGAAGCTTTCACTAGCTTGCTCTCACTCAGCAGGCAAGGTTGCAGGATGTCCAGAATCCATCAGTTCTTCTAATTTTGTTGGTCAATATGCCCGCTTAGTTGAGGAAGGAGATATTATCACAGCCTTGCC TCTTTCAGATGCGGAGTATTCAAGTTATGCCATCACGGAAGCACAGAGGTTTCAAGATTCTTATGAGATCATTGCCTTGTTGAGAAGGTCTTGGGAATCATTCAACAGCCTAAAATCTACTAGGATGGCTTCTTATTGTGCTAACAGAATGGCTATTGAATACTTTGAAGCAGCTGATTTCATTAATGCAAAAGAGCTTTTCGACAGTGTTGCTGTGCTTTTCCGTAAAGAGGGCTGGGTTACTTTGCTTTGGGAGACTTTGGGATACTTACGGGAGTGTTCACGCAAATTAGGATCACCCAAAGGTTTCATTGAGTATTCTCTTGAAATGGCTGCATTGCCTATATTTTCTAATTCTGGAGGGGAAACGAATGGAAACAAAAGGAACTGTGGCCCTGCTGGTCTAGCTACTCTTTCACAGAGGGAGAGAATACAAGAGGAAGTGTTCAACCTCCTGAAAGGCCAAGCGCTAGTAGCTACTGACTGCACCCTAAAAATAATCGAGGACCACCCAGTCCTTATTGAGGTTGATCTTGTGAGTCCCCTTAGAGTGGTACTTCTGGCATCTGTTGCTTTCCATGATCAATCTCTTAAGCCAACATCATCTACATCCATTACTTTGTCCCTTCTTTCACAATTACCACATCCGGTCACAATAGATCAGTTAGAAATACAGTTCAACCAGCCATTATGCAATTTTGAAGTAGTCAATGCTCAAGAGCCTTCTGTGGTGGAATCATTTAGAGGGGAACAGGGTGTTAGGGTAGAGATGGCTCCTTCACTTACATTGTTGCCAGACAAGTGGTTGCGATTAACGTACAAAATTAAATCAG AACAGAGTGGAAAGCTAGAGTGCTTGTTTGTGAAGGCTAAAATTGGAAGGTTCTTTGCGATTTGTTGCCAAGCAGAAAGTCCTGCTTCAATGGAGGATTTACCACTGTGGAAGTTTGAGGATCGTATGGAGAGCTTCCCAACCAAGGATCCTGCCCTTGCATATTCTGGCCAAAGATTCACCCAGGTGGATGAGCCTGAACCTCAAGTTGATCTTTCATTGGATGCTTCTGGCTCTGCATTGGTAGAAGAGAACTTTGTTGTTCCTGTGACTGTGACCTCTAAAGGTCATGCAGTTCATTCTGGTGAACTGAAGATTAATCTTGTGGATGCCAGAGGAGGTGGTCTGTTAATGAGTCCTAAAGGCGAACTTGAACCATTTTCTTCGGATAGTCACCATGTTGAGCTTCTTGGCATTTCAGGAACAATCGAAGAAGATGAATCTCAATTAAATCTCgacaatataagaaaaattcagCAGTCATTTGGAGTGGTGTCTGTACCTGATTTGGGATTGGGAGATACATGGTCCTGTAAATTAGAGATCAAATGGCACAGGCCCAAGTCAGTCATGCTCTATGTTTCGCTTGGCTATTTTTCGAACCCTGTGGAAGCTGCTTCTCAGAGAGTTAATGTGCACAAGAGCTTGCAAATTGAAGGCAAAACTCCTGTTATCATCAGCCACCGTTTCATGACACCATTTCGCCGAGAGCCTCTCTTGCTCACCAAAGTCAAGTCTTCGTCTGATTCTGATAGAAAAATCTCACTAGCATTAAATGAAAAGAACATCCTTATAGTGAATGCTAGAAACAGTACAGAGGTGCCATTGCGAATGATATCCATGTCTATTGAGTCAAACAGTGAGAAGAAGAATGGCCATTCATGCCTTGTGGAGCATAATCATGGGGCTACTGCTGATTATGGCCTTCTTGCACCAGGCGAAGAATTCAAACAAGTATTCTCCGTCACCCCTCAGATTGATTCCCCAAACCTTAGTGTTGGAACTGTTTGTATTAGATGGACTAGAGATGTGCGAGAAAGCCAGGCTCCAGGTTCTTCGGTTCTGACTAGACTTGAGCTGCCCAATGTGAACGTGGAGAAGCCGCCATTGATTGTGAGCTTGGAATGCCCTCCGCATGCTGTTCTTGGAGTTCCTTTCTCAGTCTATCTGAAGGTCCAGAACCTAACAAGCATGCTTCAAGAGATTAAGTACTCACTAGGAGACTCTCAGAGCTTTGTGTTTTCCGGGCCACACAATGATTCTATCTTAATTTTACCAAAAACAGAGCATATAATCAGTTACAAGCTTGTGCCATTGAGTTCAGGCTCACAACAGCTGCCAAGGATCACCATTACTTCAGTTAGATATTCAGCTGCTCTGCAACCTTCAATTGCAGCAGAAACCATTTTTGTTTACCCCTCTGAGCCCAACTTTAGCATCGGAATGAGAAGGAAAGAATTAGATCCTGTTTCTTCCTAG
- the LOC120283767 gene encoding trafficking protein particle complex subunit 11 isoform X2, giving the protein MGILPNGYRSMVRGRNIKLIIVIVQRSIADGVSEDLIIALRKRAEIEYKHLVMFDKDDPHEMKQSLNRLSGIFAELCNTYYREEGRRVKARIEKKTFGFAELNIRCCFKVAVYAEFRRDWAEALRCYEDAYGALREMVGTSTRLPPIQRLVEIKAVAEQLHFKISTLLLHGGKVVEALSWFHKHAASYERLVGVPEIAFIHWEWFSRQFLVFAELLDTSSASYPSNVSPRFGSSENPLTEWEFQPAYYYQLSAKYLRNKKLSLACSHSAGKVAGCPESISSSNFVGQYARLVEEGDIITALPLSDAEYSSYAITEAQRFQDSYEIIALLRRSWESFNSLKSTRMASYCANRMAIEYFEAADFINAKELFDSVAVLFRKEGWVTLLWETLGYLRECSRKLGSPKGFIEYSLEMAALPIFSNSGGETNGNKRNCGPAGLATLSQRERIQEEVFNLLKGQALVATDCTLKIIEDHPVLIEVDLVSPLRVVLLASVAFHDQSLKPTSSTSITLSLLSQLPHPVTIDQLEIQFNQPLCNFEVVNAQEPSVVESFRGEQGVRVEMAPSLTLLPDKWLRLTYKIKSEQSGKLECLFVKAKIGRFFAICCQAESPASMEDLPLWKFEDRMESFPTKDPALAYSGQRFTQVDEPEPQVDLSLDASGSALVEENFVVPVTVTSKGHAVHSGELKINLVDARGGGLLMSPKGELEPFSSDSHHVELLGISGTIEEDESQLNLDNIRKIQQSFGVVSVPDLGLGDTWSCKLEIKWHRPKSVMLYVSLGYFSNPVEAASQRVNVHKSLQIEGKTPVIISHRFMTPFRREPLLLTKVKSSSDSDRKISLALNEKNILIVNARNSTEVPLRMISMSIESNSEKKNGHSCLVEHNHGATADYGLLAPGEEFKQVFSVTPQIDSPNLSVGTVCIRWTRDVRESQAPGSSVLTRLELPNVNVEKPPLIVSLECPPHAVLGVPFSVYLKVQNLTSMLQEIKYSLGDSQSFVFSGPHNDSILILPKTEHIISYKLVPLSSGSQQLPRITITSVRYSAALQPSIAAETIFVYPSEPNFSIGMRRKELDPVSS; this is encoded by the exons ATGGGGATCCTGCCCAATGGCTACAG GTCTATGGTTCGTGGAAGAAATATCAAATTGATCATTGTGATAGTGCAGAGAAGTATTGCGG ATGGAGTTAGTGAAGACCTTATCATTGCATTAAGAAAGCGGGCGGAAATTGAATATAAGCACCTGGTTATGTTTGACAAGGATGATCCTCATGAAATGAAACAATCACTAAACAG ACTTTCAGGTATATTTGCTGAGCTGTGCAACACATACTATAGAGAGGAAGGGCGAAGGGTGAAAGCTCGTATTGAGAAGAAAACTTTTGGTTTTGCTGAGTTAAATATTCGCTGCTGCTTTAAG GTTGCAGTATATGCAGAATTTAGAAGAGATTGGGCAGAAGCTTTGAGGTGTTATGAGGATGCATATGGTGCTCTGCGTGAG atggTTGGGACATCTACAAGGTTGCCACCTATTCAGCGCCTGGTTGAGATAAAAGCCGTTGCTGAACAACTGCATTTCAAAATATCTACTTTGTTGTTACATGGTGGAAAAGTTGTAGAAGCACTTTCTTGGTTCCACAAGCATGCTGCTAGTTATGAGCGACTGGTGGGGGTACCAGAAATTGCTTTTATTCATTGGGAATGGTTCAGTAGGCAGTTCCTGGTATTTGCGGAATTGTTGGATACAAGCTCTGCATCTTATCCGAGCAATGTATCCCCTCGGTTTGGTAGCTCGGAGAACCCTCTGACTGAATGGGAATTTCAACCGGCTTACTATTACCAG TTATCAGCGAAGTACTTGAGGAATAAGAAGCTTTCACTAGCTTGCTCTCACTCAGCAGGCAAGGTTGCAGGATGTCCAGAATCCATCAGTTCTTCTAATTTTGTTGGTCAATATGCCCGCTTAGTTGAGGAAGGAGATATTATCACAGCCTTGCC TCTTTCAGATGCGGAGTATTCAAGTTATGCCATCACGGAAGCACAGAGGTTTCAAGATTCTTATGAGATCATTGCCTTGTTGAGAAGGTCTTGGGAATCATTCAACAGCCTAAAATCTACTAGGATGGCTTCTTATTGTGCTAACAGAATGGCTATTGAATACTTTGAAGCAGCTGATTTCATTAATGCAAAAGAGCTTTTCGACAGTGTTGCTGTGCTTTTCCGTAAAGAGGGCTGGGTTACTTTGCTTTGGGAGACTTTGGGATACTTACGGGAGTGTTCACGCAAATTAGGATCACCCAAAGGTTTCATTGAGTATTCTCTTGAAATGGCTGCATTGCCTATATTTTCTAATTCTGGAGGGGAAACGAATGGAAACAAAAGGAACTGTGGCCCTGCTGGTCTAGCTACTCTTTCACAGAGGGAGAGAATACAAGAGGAAGTGTTCAACCTCCTGAAAGGCCAAGCGCTAGTAGCTACTGACTGCACCCTAAAAATAATCGAGGACCACCCAGTCCTTATTGAGGTTGATCTTGTGAGTCCCCTTAGAGTGGTACTTCTGGCATCTGTTGCTTTCCATGATCAATCTCTTAAGCCAACATCATCTACATCCATTACTTTGTCCCTTCTTTCACAATTACCACATCCGGTCACAATAGATCAGTTAGAAATACAGTTCAACCAGCCATTATGCAATTTTGAAGTAGTCAATGCTCAAGAGCCTTCTGTGGTGGAATCATTTAGAGGGGAACAGGGTGTTAGGGTAGAGATGGCTCCTTCACTTACATTGTTGCCAGACAAGTGGTTGCGATTAACGTACAAAATTAAATCAG AACAGAGTGGAAAGCTAGAGTGCTTGTTTGTGAAGGCTAAAATTGGAAGGTTCTTTGCGATTTGTTGCCAAGCAGAAAGTCCTGCTTCAATGGAGGATTTACCACTGTGGAAGTTTGAGGATCGTATGGAGAGCTTCCCAACCAAGGATCCTGCCCTTGCATATTCTGGCCAAAGATTCACCCAGGTGGATGAGCCTGAACCTCAAGTTGATCTTTCATTGGATGCTTCTGGCTCTGCATTGGTAGAAGAGAACTTTGTTGTTCCTGTGACTGTGACCTCTAAAGGTCATGCAGTTCATTCTGGTGAACTGAAGATTAATCTTGTGGATGCCAGAGGAGGTGGTCTGTTAATGAGTCCTAAAGGCGAACTTGAACCATTTTCTTCGGATAGTCACCATGTTGAGCTTCTTGGCATTTCAGGAACAATCGAAGAAGATGAATCTCAATTAAATCTCgacaatataagaaaaattcagCAGTCATTTGGAGTGGTGTCTGTACCTGATTTGGGATTGGGAGATACATGGTCCTGTAAATTAGAGATCAAATGGCACAGGCCCAAGTCAGTCATGCTCTATGTTTCGCTTGGCTATTTTTCGAACCCTGTGGAAGCTGCTTCTCAGAGAGTTAATGTGCACAAGAGCTTGCAAATTGAAGGCAAAACTCCTGTTATCATCAGCCACCGTTTCATGACACCATTTCGCCGAGAGCCTCTCTTGCTCACCAAAGTCAAGTCTTCGTCTGATTCTGATAGAAAAATCTCACTAGCATTAAATGAAAAGAACATCCTTATAGTGAATGCTAGAAACAGTACAGAGGTGCCATTGCGAATGATATCCATGTCTATTGAGTCAAACAGTGAGAAGAAGAATGGCCATTCATGCCTTGTGGAGCATAATCATGGGGCTACTGCTGATTATGGCCTTCTTGCACCAGGCGAAGAATTCAAACAAGTATTCTCCGTCACCCCTCAGATTGATTCCCCAAACCTTAGTGTTGGAACTGTTTGTATTAGATGGACTAGAGATGTGCGAGAAAGCCAGGCTCCAGGTTCTTCGGTTCTGACTAGACTTGAGCTGCCCAATGTGAACGTGGAGAAGCCGCCATTGATTGTGAGCTTGGAATGCCCTCCGCATGCTGTTCTTGGAGTTCCTTTCTCAGTCTATCTGAAGGTCCAGAACCTAACAAGCATGCTTCAAGAGATTAAGTACTCACTAGGAGACTCTCAGAGCTTTGTGTTTTCCGGGCCACACAATGATTCTATCTTAATTTTACCAAAAACAGAGCATATAATCAGTTACAAGCTTGTGCCATTGAGTTCAGGCTCACAACAGCTGCCAAGGATCACCATTACTTCAGTTAGATATTCAGCTGCTCTGCAACCTTCAATTGCAGCAGAAACCATTTTTGTTTACCCCTCTGAGCCCAACTTTAGCATCGGAATGAGAAGGAAAGAATTAGATCCTGTTTCTTCCTAG
- the LOC120283669 gene encoding cyclin-dependent kinase B2-1-like has product MEKSQRAMDLYEKLEKVGEGTYGKVYKARERATGRIVALKKTRLPEDDEGVPPTTLREVSLLRMLSIDPHVVRLIDLKQGKNKEGKTILYLVFEYMDTDLKKYIRGFRQNQEFLPGKTIKILMYQLCKGVAFCHGHGVLHRDLKPHNLLMDRKTMMLKIADLGLSRAFTIPLKKYTHEILTLWYRAPEVLLGATHYSTPVDMWSVGCIFAELVTTQALFPGDSELQQLLHIFRLLGTPNEEVWPGVSKLPNWHEFPQWNPKSLSSAVPGLDANGLDLLSKMLYYQPSKRISAKKAMEHPYFDDVNKTHL; this is encoded by the exons ATGGAGAAGAGCCAGAGAGCAATGGATCTGTACGAGAAGCTGGAGAAGGTCGGAGAGGGAACGTATGGGAAGGTGTACAAGGCCAGGGAGAGGGCTACGGGGAGGATCGTGGCGCTCAAGAAGACCCGGCTTCCGGAGGACGATGAGGGCGTTCCTCCCACCACGCTCCGTGAGGTCTCCCTCCTCCGTATGCTCTCCATTGATCCTCATGTCGTCAG GTTGATAGATCTGAAACAAGGCAAGAATAAGGAAGGGAAGACGATTCTTTATCTGGTTTTTGAGTACATGGACACTGATCTTAAGAAATACATCAGAGGCTTCCGTCAAAACCAAGAATTTCTCCCAGGAAAGACAATCAAG ATATTAATGTACCAACTCTGCAAAGGTGTCGCTTTCTGCCATGGCCATGGTGTGCTCCACAG GGACCTCAAGCCTCACAATTTACTAATGGATCGAAAGACAATGATGCTTAAAATAGCTGACCTTGGGCTCAGCAGAGCATTCACTATTCCCCTCAAGAAGTACACTCATGAG ATACTGACACTCTGGTATAGAGCTCCGGAGGTGCTCCTTGGAGCCACACATTATTCAACTCCTGTTGATATGTGGTCTGTTGGCTGTATATTTG CTGAACTAGTGACAACTCAAGCACTATTTCCTGGAGACTCTGAACTGCAACAACTCCTTCACATATTCAG GCTACTGGGAACTCCAAATGAAGAAGTGTGGCCAGGAGTAAGCAAACTACCAAACTGGCATGAGTTTCCACAATGGAACCCAAAGAGCTTGTCTTCTGCAGTCCCCGGTCTGGACGCTAATGGTTTAGACCTGCTCTCG AAGATGTTGTACTACCAGCCTTCAAAGCGGATTTCGGCTAAGAAGGCCATGGAGCATCCTTACTTTGATGATGTGAACAAGACTCACCTGTGA
- the LOC120283080 gene encoding protein PIN-LIKES 3-like, whose protein sequence is MGLFQLFIAASVPVLNVLLITGVGSFLATGRVGILCEEARKHMNNVVFFVFNPSLVSTNLARTVTLENVVLMWFMPINIFLTFLLGSLLGWVVIHLTKAPPPSRGLIIGCCAAGNLGNMLLIIIPAICKEKGSPFGDPDACHTFGLAYVSLSMAIGAVFIWSYVYNMVRISSNAIGEKLISNPQKRPIILEENAKLIPSNHTGEKLLLQSGLSSDCPAEQRLPITAYAESSTKPKLPILDQFKNGLSNIGCAIDLKKLFAPSTIGVIIGFIIGMVPQIRKAIIGESAPLRFVQESASLLGDGAIPTVTLIMGGNLLRGLHGSGTQFSVIIGVIAVRYVMLPLIGMIIVKGAIRLGLVHSDPLYQFVLLLQYALPPAMNMGTITQLFGAGEKECSVIFLWAYALASVSLTLWSTFFMWLVS, encoded by the exons ATGGGGCTATTTCAGCTTTTCATCGCTGCTTCAGTGCCTGTTCTCAACGTGCTTCTGATCACCGGTGTTGGATCGTTTCTAGCAACGGGTCGTGTTGGCATCCTGTGTGAAGAAGCAAGAAAGCATATGAACAAT GTTGTATTTTTTGTATTCAATCCATCTCTTGTCTCGACAAACTTGGCCCGGACAGTGACATTGGAGAATGTTGTTCTGAT GTGGTTCATGCCAATTAATATCTTTCTCACATTTCTTCTTGGTTCTTTACTTGGATGGGTTGTTATCCATCTAACAAAAGCTCCTCCGCCCTCGAGGGGGCTAATCATAGGCTGCTGTGCGGCTG GGAATTTGGGCAACATGCTTCTTATCATCATCCCTGCAATCTGCAAAGAAAAAGGCAGTCCTTTCGGAGATCCTGATGCTTGCCACACATTCGGCTTGGCATACGTGTCACTCTCTATGGCT ATCGGAGCAGTCTTTATTTGGTCATATGTCTACAATATGGTTCGAATATCTTCAAATGCTATTGGAGAAAAATTAATCAGCAACCCTCAAAAGAGACCTATTATTCTAGAGGAAAATGCGAAGCTCATTCCTAGCAACCATACAGGTGAAAAACTTTTGCTACAGAGTGGGTTATCATCTGATTGTCCTGCTGAACAACGGCTTCCTATTACTGCATATGCAGAATCTTCAACTAAACCAAAG CTACCAATTCTGGACCAATTTAAGAACGGATTGTCAAATATTGGCTGTGCAATTGACTTGAAAAAACTGTTCGCTCCGTCAACCATAGGAGTA ATTATTGGGTTTATTATTGGTATGGTTCCCCAAATTAGAAAAGCAATTATTGGTGAATCCGCTCCTCTTCGTTTTGTCCAAGAATCGGCATCTTTGCTGGG GGATGGTGCGATACCAACAGTCACTCTGATAATGGGAGGAAACCTTCTTAGAG GTTTACATGGATCGGGCACACAATTTTCGGTCATTATTGGAGTTATAGCCGTCCGTTATGTTATGTTACCGCTAATAGGCATGATTATAGTCAAAGGGGCAATTCGCTTGGGCCTGGTGCATTCTGATCCTTTGTATCAGTTCGTTCTTTTGCTACAATATGCTCTTCCACCGGCAATGAACATGG GTACAATTACTCAACTGTTTGGTGCTGGCGAAAAGGAGTGTTCTGTTATTTTCTTATGGGCATACGCATTGGCGTCGGTTTCACTCACCCTTTGGTCAACATTCTTCATGTGGCTAGTGTCATAA